The window ttccaaagtCAGTTTGgaaatgagtgttgcaaccgaggacgtgatttttacgtgcttcagcactcggcgttcgcgttctgtgagcttgtgtgcctaccactttgcggctgagccgttgttgcttcgagacgtttccacttcacaattccagcacttacagttgaccggagcagctcaacagggcagaaatttgacgaactgacttgttggaaaggtggtatcctatgacgttGTCACatagaaagtcactgagcttttcagtaaagccattctactgccaatgtttgtctatggagttggcatggctgtgtgctcgattttatacagctgtcagcaacgggtgtggctgaaatagccgaatccattcatttgaaggggtgtccccatacttttgtatatatagtgtaccattAGGTCCCAAGCATAAATCCCTGTCCAACACTACCACCTTCTGGATGTATTTTCATCAATTACTATGTCATCCATTGTCATACAGAgcatgcatacagtacagtatgtgctattaAAATGCAAGCATAACGTGATCTTCCTTCCTGCTTCTCTCAGACTTTGCAGACCGTGGATGGTCTGGAGATCCACTATGAGAAGCTGTGTATCTGTAGCGGGGGCAGACCCAAACTCCTTACCCAGGATAACCCCTATGTGCTGGGGATACGAGACACAGACAGTGCCCAGGTACTTGACAATGGCTTCCCAGTTAAGATATGCTTGTTTTACCACCCATTCGCTTCAGTTAATCTAGTACTCATGATGTCTTTTGTGCCGGCAGGAGTTTCAGAAGCGGTTATCCAAAGCCAAGCGAATTGTAGTCGTTGGAAACGGAGGGATTGCCTTGGAACTAGTGTGAGTATATCGACATTATTTTTGTCTGAATTGGTCTTGTTCTAAAATCttcaaatgtgtatatatattatagttaaatgtactgtatattgggTTCAGGTATGAGGTGGAAGGTTGTGAGGTGATCTGGGCAGTGAAAGACAAGGCCATAGGAAACACCTTCTTTGACGCGGGAGCAGCCCAGTTCCTGATCCCCTCCCTGGACACAGACAAACCAGAGCGAGCTGTTACCTGTAAGAGGGCTCGCTACACCATAGAGGGGCCTGCAGCTACGCAGGGCCTTGCTGTAGGTGGAGGTGGCGACAGACAAGGCCAGAGAAGAGGGTTGGAAGAGCCAGGCAGTGCCCTGGGACCAGACTGGCATGAAGGCATCAGtctgagaggagcagaggaggtaAGTGTGCCTCTGTGTTTTCACAATTATAGAATAcaactttaataatgttttaGTAAAGCAATTTTATTCATTTATAAATCTGTCATAAACAAATATAACACGTTGGTGGAAACGTATCCATTCAGAGATGGGAATTTGTCTGGAACGAGGAAAGAAAGATCAGCCTGGAGTAGTAGGCTGACCTAAGTTGTTTTAACTCTTGCTGTGGCCAGGTGTCTCACAGGGTGTCAGTGGAGTACCAGTCTGAGGTGAAACAGATCTACACTCACCAGGACTTCCTGCTGTCACCACTTGCCTCACAGACAGCAGACACTGGTGAGAGAAACCTATGACTCTATGACAATGGAACATATACCGGTGTGAAAGAGATGGAAATATGATGTGCTGAAAATGTGTTCGTTTCCATTAATCAAATAGTAaattatactgaactaaaatataaacgcaacatgcaacaatttaaaagattttactgagttacagttacaaAAAGTCACATTTTGTATATCTGAGTTATACATATACAAAAGTCAGATATGCATCTgtcggtcacagataccttaacaaaggtaggggtgtggatcagaaaaccaccaTTTGACTCATGCATCGTGACACAAATCCttcgtatagagttgatcaggctattgattgtggcctgtggaatgttgtttaaacactcctcttcaatggctgtgcgaagttgttggatatttccgggaactggaacacactgttgtacacatcgatccagagcattccaaacatgctcagtgggtgacatgtctggtgagtatgcaggccatagaagaactgggacattttcagcttccaggaattgtgtacatatccttgcagcatggggctgtgcattatgaaacatgaggtgatggcggtggatgaatggcttGATCCTGtcccagtatctctgtgcattcaaattgccatagataaaatgcaattgtgtttgttgtccatagcttggggcactctgttcacaacgtggACATCAGCAAACTGTTCGCCCACACGACACTAtacaagtggtctgcggttgtgaggccggttggatgtactgacaaattctctaaaacgacgttggaggcggcttatgttagagaaattaacattaaattctctggcaacagctatggtggacaattttgcagtcaacatgccaattgcacactccctcaaaacttgagatatctgtggcattgtgttgtgtgacaaaactgcacattttagtggtgttttgtccccagcacatggtgcacctgtgtagtgatcatgctgtttaatcagcttcttgatatgcctgtcagatggatggattatcttggcaaattagaaattctcactaacagggatgtaaacaaatttctgcactacatttgagagaaataagcttgttGTTAATAtttaacatttctgggatcttttatttcacctcatgaaacatgggaccaaaactttacatgttgcatttatatttctgttaAGTGTAGTTGATTTATCTTTTCATCCACTGTACTGTTTTCCCGTACTATAGGCTCTTGGCCAGTGTACGCTCAGCTGACCAATGGGAAGACTTTTGGCTGTGACTTCATCGTCAGTGCCACAGGAGTCGTGCCAAACACCGAACCTTTTCTCCATGGAAACAGCGTAAGGAAAAGAAGTCAAACAGATGCTAGATGTTTCATATCATCCATTATTTCATGACAACTCAGGCCACTTATACTCAGAGGCAATATTTACCAATGTTTGTCCATACATATTCTGTTCAGTTTGCATTAGCTGAGGACTCTGGGCTGAAAGTGGATGACCACATGATGACATCAGAACCAGACATTTACGCTGCTGGAGACGTATGTACAGCAGGCTGGGAGCCAAGCCACCTCTGGCAGCAGGTACACAGACCACACTGCATCACTTCTAATCACGTTATGCTGCGTCTGACTATTCCTTTGGGTATGAGGCCTTTGGATTTTGTGGCGAACTATCCTGTCATCAATTCAGTTGCGATACAAGACATGATATCCTGTATACATCTCTCCTCTGTAGATGCGTCTGTGGACGCAGGCCCGTCAGATGGGCTGGTACGCAGGGCGATGTATGGCTGCTGATGTCCTGTCTGAAACCATAGAGCTGGACTTCTGCTTTGAACTCTTCTCTCACATTACAAAGTTCTTCAACTACAAGGTGTGTGAAGGCAAAGTTGCTATGCTTTTCTACATCAGTTGTCGACATGTGTTGAATCTGCTTATATGGTGTGTTCCCTGCAACAAGGTGAATTTCCCGTCACGTTGTAATAACAAATCATCACTCGGCTTGAAATGCTAAATAAGGTGTGTCCACTTGCTGTGCTTTTTTCCCCCCCTCCAGGTGGTTCTGCTGGGGAAGTTTAACGGCCAGGGTCTGGGTCTGAACCAGGAGTTGTTGGTGCGCTGCACTAAGGGCCATGAGTATGTCAAGGTAGTGCTGAGCGAAGGGAGGATGTTGGGAGCAGTCCTTATTGGAGAGACTGATCTGGAAGAGACCTTTGAGAACCTCATCCTCAACCAGATGGACCTAACACCCTACGGAGAAGAGCTACTCAACCCCAACATAGACATAGAGGACTACTTTGACTGAGCGTGTGTGTCTACCTAACACCCTATAGAGGGTTACTACTCAACCCCGACATAGACTACTTTGACTGAGGCGCCAAGAACTTCCTCGTAAATCAATACTAAAC of the Salvelinus alpinus chromosome 37, SLU_Salpinus.1, whole genome shotgun sequence genome contains:
- the pyroxd1 gene encoding pyridine nucleotide-disulfide oxidoreductase domain-containing protein 1, translating into MAANTEKTFKFVVVGGGIAGVTCAEQLASQFPSADVALLTAAPLIKAVCNFKQVSKTLEEFDVEERPSSVLEEKYPNLRVIQSAVKALHAQQHTLQTVDGLEIHYEKLCICSGGRPKLLTQDNPYVLGIRDTDSAQEFQKRLSKAKRIVVVGNGGIALELVYEVEGCEVIWAVKDKAIGNTFFDAGAAQFLIPSLDTDKPERAVTCKRARYTIEGPAATQGLAVGGGGDRQGQRRGLEEPGSALGPDWHEGISLRGAEEVSHRVSVEYQSEVKQIYTHQDFLLSPLASQTADTGSWPVYAQLTNGKTFGCDFIVSATGVVPNTEPFLHGNSFALAEDSGLKVDDHMMTSEPDIYAAGDVCTAGWEPSHLWQQMRLWTQARQMGWYAGRCMAADVLSETIELDFCFELFSHITKFFNYKVVLLGKFNGQGLGLNQELLVRCTKGHEYVKVVLSEGRMLGAVLIGETDLEETFENLILNQMDLTPYGEELLNPNIDIEDYFD